A single window of Zea mays cultivar B73 chromosome 10, Zm-B73-REFERENCE-NAM-5.0, whole genome shotgun sequence DNA harbors:
- the LOC103641202 gene encoding DNA polymerase I A, chloroplastic isoform X3, whose product MAVRGSSAFKLRFYPNLEVQNIAQEWVKESRRLFYLRTANNVTNNIYKGNTPLWTGMVQNELSEDCRGLNYTYLNNLRERVSSKSIVNRHGNNRELIGHSTINQHVKSVPAPVRVVNDSVKCFSMPRASKVEIPWPAYSPAEDPLLDKSNTEVILELEDKVHDGDDKKKKTVVKKVVSPFPTKAAFSEESLKAREALASIYDKVLVVDDIESARNIVKLLTTKYKSFIHACDTEVANINAKEETPVGHGEVICFSIYSANSDVQAADFGNGKTCIWVDVLDGGRGVLMEFAPFFEDSSIKKVWHNYSFDSHVIENYGIKIAGFHADTMHLARLWDSSRKIDGGYSLEGLTNDRRVMDTVPEDLPKPGKTSMKTIFGRKNIRKDGSEGKVVSVEPVKKLQREDRELWICYSSLDSMSTLRLYDSLKSKLTTRRWILDGCPRGTMYDFYEQYWRPFGALLVKMETEGMLVDRGYLSEIEKAAIAERKLAADKFRKWASKYCPDAKYMNVNSDIQIRQLLFGGIENRHKSGETWPHSKTFKVLNEESVATEGKKTSKYRTIKLCSIVEDLKIDMFTPSGWPTVSGDALRSLAGKIPTEYIYTIDDIQDDDEYTSGSENPDGNSSYGTAYEAFGGGKNGKEACHAIAALCEICSIDSLISNFILPLQGDHISCAEGRIHCSLNINTETGRLSARTPNLQNQPALEKDRYRIRQAFVAAPGNSLIVADYGQLELRILAHLTNCKSMLHAFKAGGDFHSRTAMNMYQHIRDAVQEKKVLLEWHPQPGQEKPPVPLLKDAFGAERRKAKMLNFSIAYGKTAVGLSRDWKVSVKEARDTLKLWYRDRKEVLAWQKSQKKLASEKGEVYTLLGRSRHFPYLTQYGPGQRGHIERAAINAPVQGSAADVAMCAMLEIERNVRLKELGWRLLLQVHDEVILEGPSESAEVAKAIVVECMSKPFYGTNILNVDLAVDAKCAKSWYAAK is encoded by the exons ATGGCTGTTCGAGGAAGCAGTGCTTTCAAGCTACGTTTCTATCCCAACTTAGAAGTACAAAATATTGCACAAGAATGGGTTAAAGAGAGCCGGAGGCTGTTCTATCTAAGAACTGCCAACAATGTCACAAATAACATCTATAAGGGAAACACTCCTCTATGGACTGGAATGGTACAAAATGAACTCTCTGAAGATTGCAGGGGTTTGAACTACACTTATTTGAATAATTTGAGGGAACGCGTATCGTCCAAATCAATTGTAAATAGACATGGTAATAACCGAGAACTGATCGGGCATAGTACGATAAATCAGCATGTGAAATCAGTGCCAGCTCCAGTACGTGTTGTTAATGATAGTGTCAAGTGTTTCAGCATGCCTAGAGCCTCTAAGGTGGAGATTCCTTGGCCTGCCTATTCACCAGCGGAGGATCCTTTGCTTGATAAATCTAATACAGAGGTAATTTTGGAGCTTGAGGATAAAGTTCATGATGGTGATGACAAAAAGAAAAAAACTGTTGTAAAAAAGGTGGTTTCACCTTTCCCAACTAAAGCGGCCTTCTCTGAGGAATCTTTGAAAGCACGGGAGGCACTTGCTAGCATCTACGACAAAGTTTTGGTAGTTGACGATATCGAGTCAGCTAGGAACATTGTTAAACTGCTCACTACAAAGTACAAGAGCTTTATTCATGCATGTGACACAGAG GTAGCAAATATTAATGCCAAAGAAGAGACACCAGTTGGTCATGGAGAAGTAATATGCTTTAGCATCTATTCAGCAAATTCTGATGTACAGGCAGCTGATTTTGGAAAtggcaaaacttgcatttgggttgatGTTCTAGATGGTGGAAGGGGTGTCCTGATGGAGTTTGCTCCTTTCTTTGAAGATTCATCGATCAAGAAG GTTTGGCATAACTATAGTTTTGATAGCCATGTCATTGAGAATTATGGAATCAAAATTGCTGGGTTTCATGCTGATACAATGCATCTTGCACGCCTTTGGGATTCATCAAGGAAAATTGATGGTGGATATTCACTTGAAGGACTTACAAATGACCGTAGAGTCATGGATACTGTTCCAGAGGATTTACCTAAGCCTGGAAAGACATCAATGAAAACCATCTTTGGCAGGAAAAATATTAGAAAAGATGGATCTGAAGGGAAAGTTGTATCTGTTGAGCCAGTCAAGAAGTTACAAAGGGAAGACAGAGAGTTATGGATTTGTTATTCTTCTCTAGATTCCATGAGCACATTGAGACTTTATGACAGCTTAAAAAGCAAGCTTACAACAAGGAGATGGATCTTGGATGGTTGTCCTAGGGGCACCATGTATGATTTCTATGAACAGTACTGGCGTCCTTTTGGTGCCCTACTTGTGAAAATGGAGACAGAGGGAATGCTTGTTGACCGTGGTTACCTTTCAGAGATAGAAAAGGCTGCTATTGCTGAACGGAAACTTGCTGCAGATAAGTTTCGGAAATGGGCATCTAAATATTGTCCTGATGCCAAGTACATGAATGTGAATAGCGATATTCAAATTCGCCAACTTCTCTTTGGTGGCATTGAAAATAG ACACAAATCTGGTGAAACTTGGCCACATAGTAAAACTTTTAAAGTGCTAAATGAAGAAAGTGTTGCTACAGAGGGTAAGAAGACGTCAAAGTATCGTACAATCAAACTTTGCAGTATTGTTGAAGATCTGAAAATCGATATGTTCACCCCGAGTGGCTGGCCAACAGTCAGCGGGGATGCATTGAGAAGTTTGGCTGGTAAAATACCTACAGAATATATTTACACAATAGATGATATTCAAGATGATGATGAATATACCAGTGGTTCAGAAAACCCAGATGGGAATTCCTCTTATGGAACAGCATATGAAGCATTTGGTGGAGGAAAGAATGGAAAAGAAGCATGCCATGCAATTGCAGCTTTATGTGAAATATGTTCTATTGATTCTTTGATATCCAATTTCATTCTTCCGTTGCAG GGAGATCACATATCATGTGCAGAGGGGCGCATTCACTGTTCATtgaatatcaatactgagacaGGGCGCTTGTCAGCAAGAACACCAAATCTACAG AACCAACCTGCCCTTGAGAAGGATAGGTATAGGATTCGCCAAGCTTTTGTTGCAGCCCCGGGAAATTCTCTTATCGTTGCAGATTATGGTCAG CTGGAGCTTAGGATTTTAGCTCACCTTACTAATTGTAAAAGCATGCTGCATGCTTTCAAGGCGGGTGGTGATTTCCATTCTAGGACAGCCATGAATATGTATCAGCATATCCGTGATGCTGTCCAAGAAAAGAAAGTTCTTCTTGAGTGGCACCCTCAACCTGGTCAAGAGAAACCTCCAGTGCCGCTATTGAAG GATGCTTTTGGCGCTGAGAGGAGGAAAGCTAAAATGCTTAATTTTTCCATTGCTTATGGAAAGACAGCTGTTGGGCTATCCCGGGACTGGAAG GTTTCTGTTAAAGAGGCAAGAGATACACTGAAGCTCTGGTACAGGGATAGAAAAGAAGTGTTAGCTTGGCAAAAAAGTCAGAAGAAGCTTGCAAGCGAGAAGGGTGAAGTCTACACTTTGCTTGGGCGGTCGCGCCATTTTCCTTACCTGACTCAGTATGGTCCTGGCCAACGAGGTCATATTGAGCGTGCTGCTATAAATGCACCAGTGCAG GGAAGTGCAGCAGATGTTGCTATGTGTGCCATGCTTGAGATCGAAAGGAATGTCCGCCTTAAGGAGCTTGGTTGGAGGCTCTTATTGCAG
- the LOC103641202 gene encoding DNA polymerase I A, chloroplastic isoform X1: MVAAQVTPAPLLRRHGSAPPWLSSSPPFLLRRRASSPFSLHRRASPPLAISGCRRQDYSHCSDMAVRGSSAFKLRFYPNLEVQNIAQEWVKESRRLFYLRTANNVTNNIYKGNTPLWTGMVQNELSEDCRGLNYTYLNNLRERVSSKSIVNRHGNNRELIGHSTINQHVKSVPAPVRVVNDSVKCFSMPRASKVEIPWPAYSPAEDPLLDKSNTEVILELEDKVHDGDDKKKKTVVKKVVSPFPTKAAFSEESLKAREALASIYDKVLVVDDIESARNIVKLLTTKYKSFIHACDTEVANINAKEETPVGHGEVICFSIYSANSDVQAADFGNGKTCIWVDVLDGGRGVLMEFAPFFEDSSIKKVWHNYSFDSHVIENYGIKIAGFHADTMHLARLWDSSRKIDGGYSLEGLTNDRRVMDTVPEDLPKPGKTSMKTIFGRKNIRKDGSEGKVVSVEPVKKLQREDRELWICYSSLDSMSTLRLYDSLKSKLTTRRWILDGCPRGTMYDFYEQYWRPFGALLVKMETEGMLVDRGYLSEIEKAAIAERKLAADKFRKWASKYCPDAKYMNVNSDIQIRQLLFGGIENRHKSGETWPHSKTFKVLNEESVATEGKKTSKYRTIKLCSIVEDLKIDMFTPSGWPTVSGDALRSLAGKIPTEYIYTIDDIQDDDEYTSGSENPDGNSSYGTAYEAFGGGKNGKEACHAIAALCEICSIDSLISNFILPLQGDHISCAEGRIHCSLNINTETGRLSARTPNLQNQPALEKDRYRIRQAFVAAPGNSLIVADYGQLELRILAHLTNCKSMLHAFKAGGDFHSRTAMNMYQHIRDAVQEKKVLLEWHPQPGQEKPPVPLLKDAFGAERRKAKMLNFSIAYGKTAVGLSRDWKVSVKEARDTLKLWYRDRKEVLAWQKSQKKLASEKGEVYTLLGRSRHFPYLTQYGPGQRGHIERAAINAPVQGSAADVAMCAMLEIERNVRLKELGWRLLLQVHDEVILEGPSESAEVAKAIVVECMSKPFYGTNILNVDLAVDAKCAKSWYAAK; encoded by the exons ATGGTGGCGGCGCAGGTGACGCCGGCGCCACTGCTGCGGCGCCACGGCTCGGCGCCCCCGTGGCTGTCGTCGTCGCCGCCCTTCCTCCTTCGCCGCCGCGCCTCGTCGCCCTTCTCCCTGCACCGCCGCGCCTCGCCGCCACTGGCGATTTCCGGGTGCAGGAG GCAGGACTATTCCCATTGCTCAGATATGGCTGTTCGAGGAAGCAGTGCTTTCAAGCTACGTTTCTATCCCAACTTAGAAGTACAAAATATTGCACAAGAATGGGTTAAAGAGAGCCGGAGGCTGTTCTATCTAAGAACTGCCAACAATGTCACAAATAACATCTATAAGGGAAACACTCCTCTATGGACTGGAATGGTACAAAATGAACTCTCTGAAGATTGCAGGGGTTTGAACTACACTTATTTGAATAATTTGAGGGAACGCGTATCGTCCAAATCAATTGTAAATAGACATGGTAATAACCGAGAACTGATCGGGCATAGTACGATAAATCAGCATGTGAAATCAGTGCCAGCTCCAGTACGTGTTGTTAATGATAGTGTCAAGTGTTTCAGCATGCCTAGAGCCTCTAAGGTGGAGATTCCTTGGCCTGCCTATTCACCAGCGGAGGATCCTTTGCTTGATAAATCTAATACAGAGGTAATTTTGGAGCTTGAGGATAAAGTTCATGATGGTGATGACAAAAAGAAAAAAACTGTTGTAAAAAAGGTGGTTTCACCTTTCCCAACTAAAGCGGCCTTCTCTGAGGAATCTTTGAAAGCACGGGAGGCACTTGCTAGCATCTACGACAAAGTTTTGGTAGTTGACGATATCGAGTCAGCTAGGAACATTGTTAAACTGCTCACTACAAAGTACAAGAGCTTTATTCATGCATGTGACACAGAG GTAGCAAATATTAATGCCAAAGAAGAGACACCAGTTGGTCATGGAGAAGTAATATGCTTTAGCATCTATTCAGCAAATTCTGATGTACAGGCAGCTGATTTTGGAAAtggcaaaacttgcatttgggttgatGTTCTAGATGGTGGAAGGGGTGTCCTGATGGAGTTTGCTCCTTTCTTTGAAGATTCATCGATCAAGAAG GTTTGGCATAACTATAGTTTTGATAGCCATGTCATTGAGAATTATGGAATCAAAATTGCTGGGTTTCATGCTGATACAATGCATCTTGCACGCCTTTGGGATTCATCAAGGAAAATTGATGGTGGATATTCACTTGAAGGACTTACAAATGACCGTAGAGTCATGGATACTGTTCCAGAGGATTTACCTAAGCCTGGAAAGACATCAATGAAAACCATCTTTGGCAGGAAAAATATTAGAAAAGATGGATCTGAAGGGAAAGTTGTATCTGTTGAGCCAGTCAAGAAGTTACAAAGGGAAGACAGAGAGTTATGGATTTGTTATTCTTCTCTAGATTCCATGAGCACATTGAGACTTTATGACAGCTTAAAAAGCAAGCTTACAACAAGGAGATGGATCTTGGATGGTTGTCCTAGGGGCACCATGTATGATTTCTATGAACAGTACTGGCGTCCTTTTGGTGCCCTACTTGTGAAAATGGAGACAGAGGGAATGCTTGTTGACCGTGGTTACCTTTCAGAGATAGAAAAGGCTGCTATTGCTGAACGGAAACTTGCTGCAGATAAGTTTCGGAAATGGGCATCTAAATATTGTCCTGATGCCAAGTACATGAATGTGAATAGCGATATTCAAATTCGCCAACTTCTCTTTGGTGGCATTGAAAATAG ACACAAATCTGGTGAAACTTGGCCACATAGTAAAACTTTTAAAGTGCTAAATGAAGAAAGTGTTGCTACAGAGGGTAAGAAGACGTCAAAGTATCGTACAATCAAACTTTGCAGTATTGTTGAAGATCTGAAAATCGATATGTTCACCCCGAGTGGCTGGCCAACAGTCAGCGGGGATGCATTGAGAAGTTTGGCTGGTAAAATACCTACAGAATATATTTACACAATAGATGATATTCAAGATGATGATGAATATACCAGTGGTTCAGAAAACCCAGATGGGAATTCCTCTTATGGAACAGCATATGAAGCATTTGGTGGAGGAAAGAATGGAAAAGAAGCATGCCATGCAATTGCAGCTTTATGTGAAATATGTTCTATTGATTCTTTGATATCCAATTTCATTCTTCCGTTGCAG GGAGATCACATATCATGTGCAGAGGGGCGCATTCACTGTTCATtgaatatcaatactgagacaGGGCGCTTGTCAGCAAGAACACCAAATCTACAG AACCAACCTGCCCTTGAGAAGGATAGGTATAGGATTCGCCAAGCTTTTGTTGCAGCCCCGGGAAATTCTCTTATCGTTGCAGATTATGGTCAG CTGGAGCTTAGGATTTTAGCTCACCTTACTAATTGTAAAAGCATGCTGCATGCTTTCAAGGCGGGTGGTGATTTCCATTCTAGGACAGCCATGAATATGTATCAGCATATCCGTGATGCTGTCCAAGAAAAGAAAGTTCTTCTTGAGTGGCACCCTCAACCTGGTCAAGAGAAACCTCCAGTGCCGCTATTGAAG GATGCTTTTGGCGCTGAGAGGAGGAAAGCTAAAATGCTTAATTTTTCCATTGCTTATGGAAAGACAGCTGTTGGGCTATCCCGGGACTGGAAG GTTTCTGTTAAAGAGGCAAGAGATACACTGAAGCTCTGGTACAGGGATAGAAAAGAAGTGTTAGCTTGGCAAAAAAGTCAGAAGAAGCTTGCAAGCGAGAAGGGTGAAGTCTACACTTTGCTTGGGCGGTCGCGCCATTTTCCTTACCTGACTCAGTATGGTCCTGGCCAACGAGGTCATATTGAGCGTGCTGCTATAAATGCACCAGTGCAG GGAAGTGCAGCAGATGTTGCTATGTGTGCCATGCTTGAGATCGAAAGGAATGTCCGCCTTAAGGAGCTTGGTTGGAGGCTCTTATTGCAG
- the LOC103641202 gene encoding DNA polymerase I A, chloroplastic isoform X2 — protein MVAAQVTPAPLLRRHGSAPPWLSSSPPFLLRRRASSPFSLHRRASPPLAISGCRRQDYSHCSDMAVRGSSAFKLRFYPNLEVQNIAQEWVKESRRLFYLRTANNVTNNIYKGNTPLWTGMVQNELSEDCRGLNYTYLNNLRERVSSKSIVNRHGNNRELIGHSTINQHVKSVPAPVRVVNDSVKCFSMPRASKVEIPWPAYSPAEDPLLDKSNTEVILELEDKVHDGDDKKKKTVVKKVVSPFPTKAAFSEESLKAREALASIYDKVLVVDDIESARNIVKLLTTKYKSFIHACDTEVANINAKEETPVGHGEVICFSIYSANSDVQAADFGNGKTCIWVDVLDGGRGVLMEFAPFFEDSSIKKVWHNYSFDSHVIENYGIKIAGFHADTMHLARLWDSSRKIDGGYSLEGLTNDRRVMDTVPEDLPKPGKTSMKTIFGRKNIRKDGSEGKVVSVEPVKKLQREDRELWICYSSLDSMSTLRLYDSLKSKLTTRRWILDGCPRGTMYDFYEQYWRPFGALLVKMETEGMLVDRGYLSEIEKAAIAERKLAADKFRKWASKYCPDAKYMNVNSDIQIRQLLFGGIENRHKSGETWPHSKTFKVLNEESVATEGKKTSKYRTIKLCSIVEDLKIDMFTPSGWPTVSGDALRSLAGKIPTEYIYTIDDIQDDDEYTSGSENPDGNSSYGTAYEAFGGGKNGKEACHAIAALCEICSIDSLISNFILPLQGDHISCAEGRIHCSLNINTETGRLSARTPNLQNQPALEKDRYRIRQAFVAAPGNSLIVADYGQAGGDFHSRTAMNMYQHIRDAVQEKKVLLEWHPQPGQEKPPVPLLKDAFGAERRKAKMLNFSIAYGKTAVGLSRDWKVSVKEARDTLKLWYRDRKEVLAWQKSQKKLASEKGEVYTLLGRSRHFPYLTQYGPGQRGHIERAAINAPVQGSAADVAMCAMLEIERNVRLKELGWRLLLQVHDEVILEGPSESAEVAKAIVVECMSKPFYGTNILNVDLAVDAKCAKSWYAAK, from the exons ATGGTGGCGGCGCAGGTGACGCCGGCGCCACTGCTGCGGCGCCACGGCTCGGCGCCCCCGTGGCTGTCGTCGTCGCCGCCCTTCCTCCTTCGCCGCCGCGCCTCGTCGCCCTTCTCCCTGCACCGCCGCGCCTCGCCGCCACTGGCGATTTCCGGGTGCAGGAG GCAGGACTATTCCCATTGCTCAGATATGGCTGTTCGAGGAAGCAGTGCTTTCAAGCTACGTTTCTATCCCAACTTAGAAGTACAAAATATTGCACAAGAATGGGTTAAAGAGAGCCGGAGGCTGTTCTATCTAAGAACTGCCAACAATGTCACAAATAACATCTATAAGGGAAACACTCCTCTATGGACTGGAATGGTACAAAATGAACTCTCTGAAGATTGCAGGGGTTTGAACTACACTTATTTGAATAATTTGAGGGAACGCGTATCGTCCAAATCAATTGTAAATAGACATGGTAATAACCGAGAACTGATCGGGCATAGTACGATAAATCAGCATGTGAAATCAGTGCCAGCTCCAGTACGTGTTGTTAATGATAGTGTCAAGTGTTTCAGCATGCCTAGAGCCTCTAAGGTGGAGATTCCTTGGCCTGCCTATTCACCAGCGGAGGATCCTTTGCTTGATAAATCTAATACAGAGGTAATTTTGGAGCTTGAGGATAAAGTTCATGATGGTGATGACAAAAAGAAAAAAACTGTTGTAAAAAAGGTGGTTTCACCTTTCCCAACTAAAGCGGCCTTCTCTGAGGAATCTTTGAAAGCACGGGAGGCACTTGCTAGCATCTACGACAAAGTTTTGGTAGTTGACGATATCGAGTCAGCTAGGAACATTGTTAAACTGCTCACTACAAAGTACAAGAGCTTTATTCATGCATGTGACACAGAG GTAGCAAATATTAATGCCAAAGAAGAGACACCAGTTGGTCATGGAGAAGTAATATGCTTTAGCATCTATTCAGCAAATTCTGATGTACAGGCAGCTGATTTTGGAAAtggcaaaacttgcatttgggttgatGTTCTAGATGGTGGAAGGGGTGTCCTGATGGAGTTTGCTCCTTTCTTTGAAGATTCATCGATCAAGAAG GTTTGGCATAACTATAGTTTTGATAGCCATGTCATTGAGAATTATGGAATCAAAATTGCTGGGTTTCATGCTGATACAATGCATCTTGCACGCCTTTGGGATTCATCAAGGAAAATTGATGGTGGATATTCACTTGAAGGACTTACAAATGACCGTAGAGTCATGGATACTGTTCCAGAGGATTTACCTAAGCCTGGAAAGACATCAATGAAAACCATCTTTGGCAGGAAAAATATTAGAAAAGATGGATCTGAAGGGAAAGTTGTATCTGTTGAGCCAGTCAAGAAGTTACAAAGGGAAGACAGAGAGTTATGGATTTGTTATTCTTCTCTAGATTCCATGAGCACATTGAGACTTTATGACAGCTTAAAAAGCAAGCTTACAACAAGGAGATGGATCTTGGATGGTTGTCCTAGGGGCACCATGTATGATTTCTATGAACAGTACTGGCGTCCTTTTGGTGCCCTACTTGTGAAAATGGAGACAGAGGGAATGCTTGTTGACCGTGGTTACCTTTCAGAGATAGAAAAGGCTGCTATTGCTGAACGGAAACTTGCTGCAGATAAGTTTCGGAAATGGGCATCTAAATATTGTCCTGATGCCAAGTACATGAATGTGAATAGCGATATTCAAATTCGCCAACTTCTCTTTGGTGGCATTGAAAATAG ACACAAATCTGGTGAAACTTGGCCACATAGTAAAACTTTTAAAGTGCTAAATGAAGAAAGTGTTGCTACAGAGGGTAAGAAGACGTCAAAGTATCGTACAATCAAACTTTGCAGTATTGTTGAAGATCTGAAAATCGATATGTTCACCCCGAGTGGCTGGCCAACAGTCAGCGGGGATGCATTGAGAAGTTTGGCTGGTAAAATACCTACAGAATATATTTACACAATAGATGATATTCAAGATGATGATGAATATACCAGTGGTTCAGAAAACCCAGATGGGAATTCCTCTTATGGAACAGCATATGAAGCATTTGGTGGAGGAAAGAATGGAAAAGAAGCATGCCATGCAATTGCAGCTTTATGTGAAATATGTTCTATTGATTCTTTGATATCCAATTTCATTCTTCCGTTGCAG GGAGATCACATATCATGTGCAGAGGGGCGCATTCACTGTTCATtgaatatcaatactgagacaGGGCGCTTGTCAGCAAGAACACCAAATCTACAG AACCAACCTGCCCTTGAGAAGGATAGGTATAGGATTCGCCAAGCTTTTGTTGCAGCCCCGGGAAATTCTCTTATCGTTGCAGATTATGGTCAG GCGGGTGGTGATTTCCATTCTAGGACAGCCATGAATATGTATCAGCATATCCGTGATGCTGTCCAAGAAAAGAAAGTTCTTCTTGAGTGGCACCCTCAACCTGGTCAAGAGAAACCTCCAGTGCCGCTATTGAAG GATGCTTTTGGCGCTGAGAGGAGGAAAGCTAAAATGCTTAATTTTTCCATTGCTTATGGAAAGACAGCTGTTGGGCTATCCCGGGACTGGAAG GTTTCTGTTAAAGAGGCAAGAGATACACTGAAGCTCTGGTACAGGGATAGAAAAGAAGTGTTAGCTTGGCAAAAAAGTCAGAAGAAGCTTGCAAGCGAGAAGGGTGAAGTCTACACTTTGCTTGGGCGGTCGCGCCATTTTCCTTACCTGACTCAGTATGGTCCTGGCCAACGAGGTCATATTGAGCGTGCTGCTATAAATGCACCAGTGCAG GGAAGTGCAGCAGATGTTGCTATGTGTGCCATGCTTGAGATCGAAAGGAATGTCCGCCTTAAGGAGCTTGGTTGGAGGCTCTTATTGCAG